The Mycolicibacterium mageritense genome contains a region encoding:
- a CDS encoding alpha/beta fold hydrolase yields MDLTERYEWQGRQIAWTSAGDGPAVVFCHGTPWSSVLWRPIASALTDRYTVYLWDMPGYGQSSKQPGAPVDFGVQADALTALLRHWDIARPHVIAHDFGGAVSLRAHLVGGADYASLMLIDVVAIPPSGSPFFKFVQDNPGLLDQLPGYVHRAIVRAYIGNATNVGLRDGDLDELIQPWCGDEGQTAFYRQIVDYDERYLRENEELLANMTVPVHIVWGDQDAWIPVERADRLHTLIPDSTVRKVPGSNHLIQFDAPEQLMYEVASWLDRASTGRHQTM; encoded by the coding sequence ATGGATCTGACAGAGCGTTACGAGTGGCAAGGGCGTCAGATTGCGTGGACCAGCGCCGGAGACGGTCCGGCAGTGGTGTTTTGCCATGGCACGCCGTGGTCTTCGGTGCTGTGGCGACCGATCGCGAGTGCCCTGACCGATAGATACACCGTCTATCTGTGGGACATGCCGGGATACGGCCAGTCATCAAAGCAACCCGGCGCGCCCGTCGACTTCGGAGTTCAAGCGGACGCATTGACTGCGTTGTTGCGGCATTGGGACATTGCCCGTCCGCACGTGATCGCCCACGATTTCGGGGGTGCGGTATCGCTTCGTGCGCACTTGGTCGGCGGTGCTGACTATGCCTCGCTCATGCTCATCGATGTCGTCGCAATCCCACCGAGCGGGTCGCCGTTCTTCAAGTTCGTGCAGGACAATCCCGGCCTGCTCGACCAGCTCCCGGGGTACGTTCACCGCGCAATTGTTCGGGCCTACATCGGCAATGCAACCAATGTCGGGCTGCGCGACGGTGATCTTGACGAGTTGATACAGCCGTGGTGCGGCGACGAGGGCCAGACTGCCTTCTATCGGCAGATCGTCGACTACGACGAGCGCTACCTGCGTGAGAACGAAGAGCTGTTGGCGAACATGACTGTGCCGGTTCATATCGTCTGGGGCGATCAGGACGCGTGGATTCCAGTCGAGCGGGCGGATCGATTGCACACTTTGATTCCCGATTCGACGGTGCGCAAGGTGCCCGGCAGTAATCACCTGATCCAGTTCGATGCTCCCGAACAACTGATGTATGAGGTGGCGTCATGGCTTGATCGTGCGTCGACGGGCCGGCATCAGACAATGTAG
- a CDS encoding SRPBCC family protein — MTGNLRLSGSFELDGGEHGEILVCHAPRRLQVSWLCGPKVDESPETSAVEVRLFPGLPGGEADLAASGDRDHVTVAATTAFSGSWRKRVMKYTLSIEIALPRQKVVDLISDPAQMPKWLRGLVLHEPVNGVHGQLGTTSRVVFQTGKRRMEATESITRLEPADLHAIPRSVVVRYEREIVGKGMWQAQRDRIIDAGPESTLWESESEFRFDGLLMRLAGRLMSRTFRKQSWQHMQDFKAFAERGTDISQGTN; from the coding sequence GTGACCGGGAATCTGCGACTCAGTGGATCGTTCGAGCTGGACGGTGGTGAGCACGGCGAGATCCTGGTCTGCCACGCGCCGCGGCGGCTGCAGGTGTCCTGGCTTTGCGGGCCGAAGGTCGATGAGTCGCCGGAGACGAGCGCGGTCGAGGTTCGTTTGTTCCCGGGCCTGCCGGGAGGCGAAGCCGACCTGGCAGCCTCAGGCGATCGGGATCACGTTACGGTGGCAGCCACCACTGCGTTCTCGGGATCCTGGAGGAAACGAGTGATGAAATACACCCTCTCGATCGAGATCGCCCTGCCCCGCCAGAAGGTGGTCGATCTGATCTCCGACCCGGCGCAGATGCCGAAGTGGCTGCGTGGCCTGGTACTGCACGAGCCGGTCAACGGGGTGCACGGACAGCTCGGCACCACCTCGCGAGTCGTGTTCCAGACGGGGAAGCGCAGGATGGAGGCGACCGAATCCATCACACGCCTGGAACCCGCAGATCTGCATGCGATCCCCAGGTCGGTCGTCGTGCGTTACGAACGCGAGATTGTCGGCAAGGGCATGTGGCAGGCCCAACGAGACCGAATCATCGACGCTGGTCCGGAATCGACGCTGTGGGAGAGCGAAAGCGAGTTCCGGTTCGACGGGTTGCTGATGCGGCTGGCGGGACGTCTCATGTCCCGCACCTTTCGCAAGCAGTCGTGGCAGCACATGCAGGACTTCAAGGCGTTCGCCGAGCGTGGGACGGACATCTCCCAAGGGACGAACTGA
- a CDS encoding LLM class F420-dependent oxidoreductase → MTRPVRVAVQVQPGGAPDYRTWRDAVLAADDLGVDVIFGYDHFHRPAMEAIIDGKPVLSDEQPDVANFEGWTALASWGEITSHAEIGLLVTGVGYRNADLLADMARTVDHISGGRLILGLGAGWYEKDYTTYGYDFGTFGSRFDLFDESLIRIENRLSALIPPPVRQIPILIGGTGPKRSLPAVARHADIWHAFQDLDAFRRSSDRVDELAATFGRNGADIERSTLWENAESADAFREAGVTLFQTELTADNGYDLASLKEVLTWRDNG, encoded by the coding sequence ATGACCCGTCCCGTCCGCGTCGCCGTGCAGGTCCAGCCCGGCGGTGCGCCCGACTACCGCACGTGGCGTGACGCGGTACTGGCCGCCGACGACCTCGGCGTCGACGTAATCTTCGGCTACGACCACTTCCACCGCCCGGCGATGGAGGCCATCATCGACGGCAAGCCCGTCCTGTCAGACGAGCAGCCCGATGTCGCCAACTTTGAGGGCTGGACCGCGCTTGCGTCGTGGGGCGAGATCACTTCTCACGCCGAGATCGGGCTCCTTGTCACCGGCGTCGGCTACCGCAACGCGGACCTGCTCGCTGACATGGCGCGCACCGTCGACCACATCAGCGGCGGTCGGCTCATCCTGGGCCTCGGTGCGGGGTGGTACGAAAAGGACTACACCACCTACGGTTACGACTTCGGAACCTTCGGCTCCCGATTCGATCTGTTCGACGAAAGCCTGATCCGCATCGAGAACCGGCTTTCGGCATTGATTCCGCCGCCCGTGCGCCAGATCCCGATCCTCATCGGCGGGACGGGGCCCAAGCGCTCGCTGCCCGCCGTTGCCCGGCATGCCGACATCTGGCACGCGTTCCAAGATCTCGACGCGTTCCGCAGGTCCAGTGACCGCGTCGACGAGCTGGCAGCAACGTTCGGCCGCAACGGCGCCGATATCGAACGCTCGACGCTGTGGGAGAACGCCGAAAGCGCCGATGCCTTCCGTGAAGCAGGCGTCACGCTGTTCCAGACCGAACTCACCGCGGACAACGGTTACGACCTCGCGTCGCTCAAGGAGGTGCTCACCTGGCGGGACAACGGGTGA
- a CDS encoding TetR/AcrR family transcriptional regulator — protein MDDSSDRRPRADASRNREQLLEVATRVFASADTEPSMRAIAREAGVGIATLYRHFPNRESLVDAVYRDQVTRLTTGARELLDQLPPAAALRRWMDMFGDWIATKNGMLDTLVAMVESGEIAHAQTRSELLAAIDDILDAGRRTGELREDVSAEDIAAGLIGVFTVAKPPEHDARASRLLNVLMDGLRARR, from the coding sequence TTGGATGACTCGAGCGATCGTCGGCCACGGGCGGACGCTTCGCGCAACCGCGAGCAACTCCTCGAAGTGGCGACGCGGGTGTTTGCCTCCGCCGACACCGAGCCGTCGATGCGCGCCATCGCGCGTGAAGCCGGGGTGGGGATCGCCACCCTCTACCGGCACTTTCCGAACCGCGAGTCCTTGGTCGATGCGGTGTACCGCGATCAAGTCACGCGACTGACCACGGGTGCTCGCGAGCTGCTTGACCAGCTTCCGCCGGCAGCGGCGCTACGCCGCTGGATGGATATGTTCGGTGACTGGATTGCGACCAAGAACGGCATGCTCGACACCTTGGTCGCGATGGTCGAATCCGGCGAGATCGCTCACGCCCAGACGCGTTCCGAGTTGCTCGCGGCGATCGACGACATCCTCGACGCCGGTCGGCGAACAGGTGAGCTGCGCGAGGATGTCAGCGCCGAGGACATCGCCGCCGGACTCATCGGGGTTTTCACTGTGGCAAAGCCACCGGAGCATGATGCACGGGCAAGTCGCCTGCTGAATGTCCTGATGGACGGCCTGCGCGCCAGACGCTGA
- a CDS encoding nuclear transport factor 2 family protein: MEKMKSVERQIEEILARYVRASDSRDGTAQAALFAPGAVIQMWSRTEDGGYIEAAPEFHTEDIEYAVATIIKPHPPGGFSHHVTTDHIVTVDGEMAHISAQFIVYEVRTLPEPPVRPVESGYFELDLELRDTAWRIVRSDVKMDLPLS; this comes from the coding sequence ATGGAGAAGATGAAGAGTGTAGAACGACAGATCGAAGAGATCCTCGCACGCTACGTTCGCGCCAGCGACAGCCGCGACGGTACCGCACAAGCCGCACTATTCGCACCGGGAGCAGTGATCCAGATGTGGAGCAGGACGGAAGACGGCGGATATATCGAAGCCGCACCAGAGTTCCACACCGAGGACATCGAGTATGCCGTCGCGACCATAATCAAACCCCATCCGCCCGGCGGGTTCAGCCACCACGTGACCACGGATCACATCGTGACTGTCGACGGGGAAATGGCGCACATCAGTGCCCAATTCATCGTCTACGAAGTACGAACCCTCCCTGAGCCGCCGGTCCGGCCCGTCGAGTCCGGATATTTCGAGTTAGACCTTGAACTGCGCGACACCGCTTGGAGAATCGTCCGTAGCGACGTCAAGATGGACCTACCACTATCCTGA
- a CDS encoding oxygenase MpaB family protein — MAARGLKALKKIMQTTFDPKLVIPDEVKVTELTGDDSLARKDLCQHPIPPGSLIWKYWGRLDVAFFGSPVMGPIAGAWPQMGQATSGSVLFTGDSSFGARAKIYKERTRRSREYIYGAVYDAPEEAKKYGLKIRNMHKPVKGALHDGTYNALNAETFYFAHVTFFHYLLIVIIEQLYFEGSMPRAVKQQIFEESKEWYSLLGVDDRSQPDTYEDFERYLDNIERNRLVKSQVTQVMLEQFMEPRLAPRWWPTVMKKLVWPWWAARRQVVVNSYPPHVRELFGLEWTPEDEEISRRFMHMYRRFYAIVERLLPLRFLYLPIAVSGFEREGVDPRKITLESAQQALRESRARRAARESAPTDEANEVPASG, encoded by the coding sequence ATGGCGGCCCGGGGGCTCAAGGCGCTCAAGAAAATCATGCAGACAACATTTGATCCGAAGCTGGTGATTCCGGATGAAGTGAAGGTGACAGAACTGACCGGCGATGACAGTTTGGCCAGGAAAGATCTTTGTCAGCATCCGATTCCTCCTGGCTCCCTGATATGGAAGTATTGGGGGCGTCTCGACGTTGCATTTTTCGGTAGCCCGGTCATGGGCCCCATTGCGGGGGCGTGGCCACAGATGGGTCAAGCGACCTCAGGTTCTGTCCTTTTCACCGGTGACAGTTCCTTCGGCGCCCGCGCCAAAATATATAAGGAGCGGACGCGGAGATCCCGAGAGTACATTTATGGCGCGGTCTACGACGCGCCGGAAGAGGCGAAGAAATACGGACTGAAGATTCGGAATATGCACAAGCCTGTCAAAGGCGCTCTGCATGACGGTACGTATAATGCTTTGAATGCGGAAACTTTCTATTTTGCGCATGTGACGTTCTTCCATTATCTGCTGATAGTGATCATCGAGCAGTTGTACTTCGAGGGATCCATGCCAAGGGCGGTGAAGCAGCAGATATTCGAGGAGTCCAAGGAGTGGTACAGCCTACTGGGCGTGGACGATCGCTCGCAGCCCGATACGTACGAGGATTTCGAGCGGTATCTGGACAACATCGAACGTAATCGTTTGGTGAAATCTCAGGTAACGCAGGTCATGCTGGAACAATTTATGGAGCCCCGGCTGGCGCCGCGGTGGTGGCCCACAGTCATGAAGAAGCTGGTATGGCCATGGTGGGCAGCGCGGCGGCAAGTCGTCGTCAATAGCTATCCGCCCCACGTGCGGGAGCTGTTCGGTTTGGAGTGGACTCCCGAGGACGAGGAGATTTCTCGTCGCTTTATGCACATGTATCGGCGGTTCTATGCGATCGTCGAGCGTCTGCTCCCGCTGAGGTTTTTATACCTGCCGATCGCGGTGAGCGGATTTGAGCGGGAGGGGGTCGACCCACGCAAAATCACCCTGGAGTCCGCACAGCAAGCACTCCGGGAAAGTCGTGCCCGCCGCGCTGCGCGCGAGAGTGCGCCAACAGATGAGGCGAACGAGGTGCCGGCTTCCGGCTGA
- a CDS encoding SGNH/GDSL hydrolase family protein gives MISHPITIELFRGLAELEDTGRGQLPHRLPRTARAQCDDPQLLSAEAQPSGVRVAVRTAATAIELDLLRTRVVLTGVPPRADGAVDLLVDGRRVQHATVYGGDLVRINPATGATEMEQGEVATLRFDGLAPQDKTVELWLPHYERVELMALRTDAPIAAAASERPIWVHQGSSISQGSNAATPSTTWPALAAAHANLDLVNLGFSGSAMLDPFVARAIRDHPADLISVKIGINLVNSDLMRQRAFGPAVHGFLDTIRDGHPTTPIVVIGPLHCPIHETTPGPGSFDGEALAAGTIRFIALGDPADAEVPNAGLRRLTLKGIRAQLTEIMARRQTDDPSLSYVDGLDLYGPGDEAAYPLPDNLHPDAATHRLIAERFVALALG, from the coding sequence ATAATCTCGCACCCCATCACCATCGAGCTGTTCCGCGGACTCGCAGAGCTCGAAGACACTGGCCGCGGCCAACTTCCGCACCGCCTACCGCGTACCGCACGTGCGCAATGCGACGACCCGCAACTGTTGAGCGCTGAAGCGCAGCCCTCGGGTGTGCGCGTAGCGGTGCGCACGGCCGCGACCGCGATCGAGCTCGATCTGTTGCGGACACGGGTTGTGTTGACCGGCGTGCCGCCGCGTGCTGACGGTGCCGTGGACCTACTGGTCGACGGTCGGCGGGTTCAGCATGCGACGGTGTACGGCGGCGATCTGGTGCGCATCAACCCGGCAACGGGTGCAACAGAGATGGAGCAAGGCGAGGTGGCGACCCTTCGCTTCGACGGGCTTGCGCCGCAGGACAAGACGGTCGAACTCTGGCTCCCGCATTACGAGCGAGTCGAGCTGATGGCATTGCGCACGGATGCACCCATCGCAGCCGCTGCGTCGGAACGACCCATCTGGGTGCACCAGGGCAGCTCGATCAGCCAAGGCTCGAACGCGGCCACCCCCAGCACCACGTGGCCCGCGTTGGCGGCCGCCCATGCGAACCTCGACCTGGTGAACCTGGGCTTTTCGGGTAGTGCCATGCTGGATCCGTTCGTCGCCAGGGCGATTCGTGACCACCCCGCCGACCTGATCAGCGTGAAGATCGGTATCAACCTGGTGAACTCGGATCTGATGCGCCAACGCGCGTTCGGACCCGCTGTGCACGGGTTCCTCGACACCATCCGCGACGGGCATCCGACGACGCCGATCGTGGTCATCGGCCCACTGCACTGTCCGATTCACGAAACCACGCCAGGGCCGGGAAGTTTCGATGGGGAAGCGCTAGCGGCGGGCACGATTCGTTTCATCGCGCTGGGCGACCCTGCCGACGCGGAGGTTCCGAACGCGGGGTTACGGCGGCTCACGCTCAAGGGCATCCGCGCACAGCTCACTGAGATCATGGCACGGCGTCAGACCGACGATCCATCCCTGTCCTACGTCGACGGTCTCGACCTGTACGGACCTGGTGACGAGGCGGCATATCCGCTGCCCGACAATCTGCACCCCGACGCCGCCACCCATCGCCTCATCGCAGAACGATTCGTCGCATTGGCGTTGGGGTAG
- a CDS encoding S66 peptidase family protein, protein MSPNAAEESARMPVLHPARLQVGEEVRLVSPGSPPKPEDVLHTQRILEGWGLQVSLGDNVFNKYGYLAGTDDERLGDMNKALRDPSVRAIVATRGGKGSYRIADRLDFAAAREDPKFLVGFSDITILHMSLWKHSRVVGLHGALCVDETTGDIPRLSSEFLRAALMSDGPTVITSREAESTSQLTTNGTARGPVLGGNLDMIATAAGWALPDLHGAILFIEAVDLYLGQVDRQLTMLRNGGHLDGIAGIAVGQFTKFNPSKGITIIGLLRDHLSRLGVPILGGLPLGHGDHPATVPLGAAAVLDAKAGTLTIE, encoded by the coding sequence ATGTCACCGAACGCCGCTGAGGAATCCGCCCGCATGCCGGTGCTACACCCAGCCAGGTTGCAGGTTGGCGAAGAGGTCCGGCTGGTATCACCAGGCAGCCCGCCCAAACCCGAGGACGTGCTTCACACTCAACGGATACTCGAAGGTTGGGGTCTCCAAGTGAGCTTGGGCGACAATGTCTTTAACAAGTACGGGTACCTCGCCGGAACAGACGATGAGCGCCTGGGCGATATGAACAAGGCGCTGCGCGACCCGTCGGTCCGGGCGATCGTCGCGACACGGGGAGGCAAGGGCTCCTACCGCATCGCCGATCGACTGGACTTTGCCGCAGCCCGCGAGGATCCGAAGTTCCTCGTCGGCTTCAGTGACATCACCATCCTGCACATGAGCTTGTGGAAGCACAGCAGGGTTGTCGGCCTGCACGGGGCCCTCTGCGTCGACGAAACGACCGGCGACATCCCGCGTCTAAGCAGCGAGTTCCTGCGCGCGGCGCTGATGTCTGACGGACCGACAGTCATCACCTCGCGCGAGGCGGAATCGACTTCCCAGCTCACCACGAACGGGACGGCACGGGGTCCGGTTCTCGGAGGCAACCTTGACATGATCGCCACTGCGGCGGGCTGGGCACTTCCAGACCTCCACGGTGCCATCCTGTTCATCGAAGCCGTCGATCTCTACCTCGGACAAGTGGACCGCCAACTCACCATGCTGCGCAACGGCGGTCACCTTGATGGCATTGCGGGCATCGCGGTCGGTCAGTTCACCAAATTCAATCCAAGCAAGGGCATAACGATCATCGGACTGCTCCGCGATCACCTCTCGCGGCTCGGGGTACCGATTCTGGGAGGGCTCCCTCTGGGCCACGGAGACCACCCCGCGACCGTGCCGCTAGGAGCTGCAGCAGTTCTAGACGCGAAGGCCGGCACACTGACAATCGAGTGA
- a CDS encoding aromatic-ring hydroxylase C-terminal domain-containing protein, giving the protein MAADRILVRPDGYVAWADTTERPDDQDGLEHAMRHWFGVDFTLPCRRAN; this is encoded by the coding sequence GTGGCGGCTGATCGGATACTCGTCCGGCCGGACGGTTACGTCGCATGGGCGGACACGACCGAGCGACCCGATGATCAGGACGGCTTGGAACACGCCATGAGGCACTGGTTCGGCGTTGACTTCACACTGCCGTGCCGACGAGCCAACTGA
- a CDS encoding DUF1932 domain-containing protein: MTVVTVLHPGAMGAEVARLGVQGGATVRWVSSGRSEATRRRAADAGLQECTDLHDALQDCDVVLSICPPAHAEDIARQAAGYRGIYVDANAIAPERVHRIAELLPDATVVDGGIIGPPPKWPATTRLYLSGDTEAVATLFDGTALEVVVISDRLGQASALKMAYASYQKASRVLAATAHALANQHGVGAHLAREAELLEGRPLAEPEAFTGAAARAWRWAPEMLEIATTLMAAGLPADMAAGAARALDRWVAVRDRTDTSVAEVLAMLAVAPPEAPA, from the coding sequence ATGACCGTCGTCACCGTGTTGCACCCTGGGGCGATGGGCGCGGAGGTTGCCCGTCTTGGAGTGCAGGGCGGCGCGACGGTGCGGTGGGTATCGTCGGGGCGCAGCGAGGCGACTCGGCGGCGAGCGGCCGACGCCGGTCTGCAGGAGTGCACGGACCTGCATGACGCCTTACAGGATTGTGATGTCGTGCTGTCGATTTGCCCACCGGCGCATGCCGAAGACATCGCGCGTCAAGCCGCCGGTTACCGCGGGATCTATGTCGATGCCAACGCGATCGCACCTGAGCGTGTTCACCGGATCGCAGAGTTGCTGCCTGATGCCACGGTGGTCGACGGCGGAATCATCGGTCCGCCACCGAAATGGCCGGCAACGACGCGGTTGTACCTCTCTGGTGATACTGAGGCCGTCGCGACCCTGTTTGACGGTACCGCGCTGGAGGTCGTTGTGATTTCCGATCGGCTGGGACAGGCCTCAGCCCTGAAGATGGCATACGCCTCCTACCAGAAGGCGTCGCGTGTGTTGGCCGCGACTGCTCATGCGTTGGCCAACCAACACGGAGTCGGTGCGCATCTGGCCCGCGAAGCAGAACTATTGGAAGGCCGGCCGCTAGCTGAACCTGAGGCGTTCACCGGCGCAGCGGCGCGTGCGTGGCGGTGGGCACCCGAAATGCTCGAGATTGCCACCACATTGATGGCCGCCGGTCTGCCCGCCGACATGGCAGCCGGTGCAGCGCGAGCATTGGATCGGTGGGTTGCGGTGCGTGATCGTACCGACACTTCCGTGGCAGAAGTGCTCGCGATGCTCGCCGTGGCACCACCCGAAGCGCCCGCGTAA
- a CDS encoding NADP-dependent oxidoreductase has product MSTEEQRVDISATTGRAVVLESFGGPEVLDVTRIPPPQARTGQIRVRVRAAGLNPMDWFMTSDADTAARFGLSLPCGFGTDYAGIVDQVGDGATKFAVGDRVFGGALSRAVADYIVIDTAGTIAAGGAAHHTPDGVDDRTAATLAIAGSTAAAALAAVDPGPGDTLLIGGAGGGVGVFAVQLARIAGARVIGTGSPSSGDALRSLGAEPVAYGDGLVERVRTLAPTGVTAAIDLYGTETVQAARELGVSDERITTIAAQVDGVIPANGANAAPGAIEQIAGLVAAGRLRVPIAASFPMEQIRAAVELQASRHVHGKVVIDI; this is encoded by the coding sequence TTGAGTACCGAGGAACAGCGCGTGGACATTTCCGCGACTACCGGCCGAGCAGTGGTCCTCGAGTCATTCGGCGGGCCGGAAGTCCTGGATGTCACCCGAATACCTCCGCCGCAGGCCCGTACGGGACAGATTCGTGTGCGGGTCAGGGCCGCCGGACTGAACCCGATGGACTGGTTCATGACCTCCGACGCGGACACCGCCGCCCGATTCGGCTTGAGCCTCCCGTGCGGGTTCGGCACCGACTACGCCGGGATCGTCGACCAGGTCGGTGACGGTGCGACCAAATTTGCGGTGGGCGACCGGGTGTTCGGCGGCGCCCTGAGCCGCGCGGTGGCCGACTACATAGTCATCGACACTGCGGGAACCATCGCCGCGGGCGGCGCCGCCCACCACACCCCCGACGGCGTCGATGACCGTACTGCCGCCACTCTCGCCATCGCCGGGTCCACGGCCGCCGCGGCGCTCGCCGCGGTCGACCCCGGTCCGGGCGACACGCTGCTCATCGGCGGCGCGGGAGGAGGAGTCGGTGTTTTTGCCGTCCAGCTCGCTCGCATCGCGGGCGCACGGGTAATCGGGACCGGGTCACCCTCGTCAGGCGACGCCCTTCGGTCCCTCGGGGCCGAGCCGGTCGCGTACGGCGACGGGTTGGTCGAGCGGGTCCGCACTCTGGCTCCCACCGGCGTCACCGCCGCGATCGACCTGTACGGGACGGAAACAGTCCAGGCCGCACGAGAACTCGGCGTGTCGGACGAGCGGATCACCACCATCGCAGCCCAGGTCGATGGCGTTATCCCGGCCAACGGCGCGAACGCTGCGCCTGGAGCTATCGAACAGATCGCCGGTCTCGTCGCCGCAGGCAGACTTCGAGTACCGATTGCGGCGAGTTTTCCGATGGAGCAGATCCGCGCCGCGGTCGAGCTTCAAGCCAGCCGGCATGTGCACGGCAAGGTCGTCATCGACATCTAG
- a CDS encoding LLM class flavin-dependent oxidoreductase, producing MQQQIEAARRLEAAGYRNGWANEGVGGKDVFVQIAILLGATDQLTFGTSVTPMWARPPMVTHAAAHQLVEAFPGRFLLGLGSGYDFMAPLAGLVYRKPLAQLREYVTRMPEPVPLLDVPAVDYPTVVGANGRRSVRQAGEIADGAFPSLVPPRYVEEIRSVLGDDKLIIVGLMTSVDDDEEKAKGDASQSISQIFAMKGVPYGRVLDSFGYTAQDRTEGSDRLTADLTAAGSGATIAAAARRYIEAGADHVVLMPVEADFNSGVDKLESIAADVTAV from the coding sequence GTGCAACAACAGATCGAGGCGGCGCGTCGCCTGGAAGCGGCGGGTTACCGCAACGGCTGGGCCAACGAGGGCGTAGGCGGCAAGGACGTTTTCGTGCAGATCGCCATCCTGCTGGGCGCGACCGATCAGCTGACTTTTGGGACGTCGGTGACCCCGATGTGGGCCCGTCCCCCAATGGTCACTCACGCCGCGGCACATCAGTTGGTAGAAGCCTTCCCGGGCCGGTTCCTGCTGGGACTCGGATCAGGCTATGACTTCATGGCGCCGCTGGCGGGCCTCGTGTATCGCAAGCCATTGGCCCAGTTGCGGGAGTACGTGACGCGCATGCCGGAACCTGTTCCGCTGCTGGACGTCCCCGCGGTCGACTACCCCACCGTTGTGGGCGCCAATGGCCGGCGGTCAGTACGGCAAGCCGGCGAGATCGCCGACGGCGCATTCCCGTCGCTGGTTCCGCCACGCTATGTCGAGGAGATCCGATCGGTGCTCGGAGACGACAAGCTGATCATCGTAGGGTTGATGACATCCGTCGACGACGATGAAGAGAAGGCCAAAGGTGATGCATCGCAGAGCATTTCGCAGATCTTTGCCATGAAAGGCGTTCCGTATGGACGGGTGCTCGACAGTTTCGGCTATACCGCACAGGATCGCACCGAAGGCAGCGACCGCCTGACCGCCGACCTCACCGCCGCGGGCTCGGGAGCTACCATCGCCGCGGCGGCCAGACGATATATCGAAGCCGGCGCCGATCACGTGGTCCTGATGCCGGTGGAGGCGGACTTCAACTCCGGCGTGGACAAGCTCGAGTCGATCGCCGCCGACGTCACTGCGGTCTGA
- a CDS encoding TetR/AcrR family transcriptional regulator produces MTVPRRLRADAQRSRDRVISAATEVFLRDGVDGSLEEIARQAGVGSATLHRHFPSRWELLDAVFADTVRALCVRAAADSAARDPAAALTSWLHDVGEYFSEVRGLAAAVLHHRGNTSCEACHRLLVQNGGPLLARAIASGAVRQDVTIEELLSLVGGVALATEHNPSGGHRLRVLALEGIRPQ; encoded by the coding sequence GTGACAGTGCCTCGCCGCCTCCGTGCCGATGCTCAGCGCAGCCGTGATCGTGTGATCAGCGCTGCGACGGAAGTGTTCCTGCGCGACGGCGTAGACGGTTCGCTGGAGGAGATTGCCCGTCAGGCCGGCGTCGGATCGGCGACACTGCATCGGCATTTCCCGTCACGATGGGAACTGCTTGATGCGGTCTTTGCCGATACGGTCCGGGCGTTGTGTGTACGGGCCGCCGCTGACAGCGCGGCCAGGGATCCTGCGGCAGCTTTGACATCTTGGTTACACGATGTGGGGGAGTACTTCTCCGAAGTGCGCGGACTGGCGGCCGCCGTGCTGCACCACCGTGGGAACACGTCGTGCGAGGCGTGCCACCGGTTACTAGTGCAAAATGGCGGCCCGCTCCTGGCGCGGGCTATCGCATCGGGCGCAGTGCGCCAAGACGTCACCATCGAGGAATTGCTTTCGTTGGTGGGTGGGGTGGCCCTCGCGACCGAACACAATCCGTCTGGCGGCCACAGGTTGCGCGTCCTGGCGCTGGAGGGCATCAGACCGCAGTGA